The genomic segment GTGTTTGGTGTTGATTTGTTATGAGGAACGCTTGGAGTAGCAACATTGTCTTGAAATGAAACAGTGGGTTGAGCAGCTTGAGGGGATTTTAAAGGAGCTGACGAACTGTCTTGCTGAATGTGGTCAGAAGACACTGGCTCTTCATTCTTTAGTGGTGCAGCTTGAGGGGAACTCTGAAACTCCTTGAGCTCAAAGTTTTTCTTGCTAGCAGCCCTTTTTTTCGTTacctttaaattaaataaataatatttaacagAATGCATTCTCAAGAAACTGCAAATATTCCACTTTTAGAAAACGCGTACAGTTTTTACAATCATTCTCTAACACTAAACAGTGCTTCACGGTGGGGTGTTGCTGCACGCATCACACAGGCACAGTTtttacaaaaccagaatattaaGACAAACTCGCCCATATTACCTGCAGAGGTATAAACTGGTTGTGAGAACCAACTGGTATCGTTCCTGCCAGAGGGACATTTCCTGGATAGCAGCCAGGATAATAGTGTTTAGGCACTGGAGTTCCCCAAGACACTGGACCAAACATGTGAGATGATGGAGGCATTATATTagctgtgaaaataagaaacttttagctttctttcctcaaaaagaGGACACCGACTGCCCAAGACCCTAAAAGTACCCCAACTATATTTGTCTGTGTGCCGTTTCTCTTGCCAATAAAGGCTCATATTCTTCATATTTACTTGAAAATatataagtatttatttattattaaaaaaaacccaagcaaacagTTCTGCTTGTACAGAACTAcatctggatggcagcacagtTAGGAGAACTAAGTCACGGCATCTGTGTTTCAGAGTACACTTAACTCAGGACCTTCACCACGCGAGCTGGAGCAGGGGGAGGTTGCAACTTTAAGCCATTCTTTTGAAACAAATCAACAACATAGAAACCCTGGTGAGGAGAGACATTGTGGCTGCTGTGCAGGTTACCAGGATGCCACAATGGTGCTGACTCATTAATTACTCGCTGTGAACTCGAGCTTtagtaaaatacaaaatagatGGGAACCAGAAACACCACCAGGATTTTGAGCAGTTTTGGGGGGTTACTTACCATGCCAACATTTGGCAGGGGACAACAGGATTGTGAAGCAGCAATTCAGTGAAAGTTGGTTATAAACATATGAAAACACTAATGCATGGATAACCATTAActataaggagaaaaaattccTCTAGAAAATCAAGGAAGAGATTTCTCATGAATTCTGGTCTGAGACTATCAACTTTGAACTAATTACtgttttttgaaggaaaaaacatccaACAAAACAATTGGGACTGAATGGACAAATGCgtttttgaggaaaataaatgattagGAGAGATGTGattctttgttttgaattaatttgCATATTGATGAGAAGAGGTTCGTGAACTGTTTCCAAAGCAGTTCAGACATACATGAAGACCAAAAATGGGGCTTTCTGGAAGGCATTCATTTTCCTATAGAGAACTATTACAATTACATGCTATCATGACACTACTTGAAAGGTGTACTTGTCAAATACTAACCAGGGGTTTGTGCAAATACTGGAGGAATAGATCCAGGTGGTACAGGAACTCCCAGTGGTTGGTAATTTGGAAACactggtggaggaggaggtggagccAAAGGGAAGTTTACTCCTATAGAACTCTATGGAGGAGGAAACAGAGAGTTACAAACAGATGCAATGCAAAGGAGACAAAGATACTAAAAGGTTCTTTGCATCCTCACCAAACGCTGTAAAGCAAAAAGCGCAgctttctcctttgcttcagCTTCAGAATGACACTGCGGCCCATGAATCAGCAAACCATTCGATAATTTTATGTGACAAACTGTCATggtctagaaaaaaaagataagatttGTGAGGAAATTTGCATTGCTGATGAACTCTGAGATGGAAATGGAGGATTTGTTTGTTATGAAAAAAGGTGACAGAAGGTGCCaaggtttatttttagatgCATATCAGTGCTAGTCCAAATGTTTAAATGTAGGAAGTTGAGAACTTCAACTTTtgcagaaaaagttttttttaccTGTGGTGTTTttaggaaagagaaatctgGTTGTGACATTCCAACAAGAGAACAAATACGACAAAGTTCTGAAACAGTAGACAGTGCAGGCTGTGGACAAGCGAAAGGGTGACCACCAGTTTCCAGTGCTGGTGCGTTCTGAGGGCCTCCAGTGCTATGAGGCTTGTTCATATAAGCAGctgacaaaaagaagaaagaaaaaagctgtatCAGAAACATTTCCTGTTCTGAAAGGACAGCAACATTGTTAttagcagaaaaacaagattttttttttttcctagtaattTCATATACTATTAACAAAAACAAGGAGAATACTTATAAAGAGATTTTAAGATCTGAATAAAGAAGAAGAACTGAAGAAGATGGGCattttattactgtattttccaACTCAGTACTGTACTGCTACCTACATTCTAGAATATCACTACAAGGTGAAGCTCTGAAGGATGAATTGATAGCTAAACATAcccattttttttgctggtcTGCATTGCAAGGCAGCTCCATGGCAATCCTGTCTACCAGGGGGAGCAGGAACATCAGTAACTTGGGATTTCGCTTCATTCCTTGTTTCCACATCAGAGCCATCTATCTTCAAAATTTCTTTGAGCATCTGTGTTCCTTTCTTTAGGGATAAAATACACCAATCAGGGACACAATGGCATTCAGAAAACACCACCTTCTTACTTATCTCTAAACACCATCACTGCTAACAAAGTctgagtttttgttttcctattagTTCCATTTTATCAAAGCACAGATAACAGCATCTTAGCATAAACAAATGTGCttgctgattttctttcagaaaagctaATAAGAAGCTCATCAACATGTTTAAAAAGGCAGAAGGGGTTTTCATGGATTCTCTTTAAACAGAAGCATTGAAGCCAAGACAGCAGATGTTAAATTGCAATGTAATGATTCCTTTAGCATACGGACCATAGCGAATGACTGTGGTGACAGATGTTCTTCATTTGTAGTTCTTGCTTCCTTGGAATAAGTCTGCACTTCGTTTTCTTTGGACATTTTCAGAGAAGCCAGAAGACTTTCAAGTTCATTGTccttcttaatttaaaataaaaaagcatatCAGTCCAGTATCTGACAAGCAGATGCAAGAGCAAGGGGGTATTGGTTTGAGATGACTTCTATGCtcattcaggatttttttctcttagcttGGGCAGATCACAGTTACATCTGCTCAAAGTATGAACAGATAAACAAAGACTACATCAAGTTTTACCTACCAGAACCATGCAAGTATTGACCAATAGAGAAATGATTTAAACAACAATCAAGGTTATCCAGATTTGTCTTGTATCTGATATAAACATGAATCTGTACACAAGTAACCAGGAATAATTGGTACAAAATGGTACGGGAACTGAAGTAATTCCAAGAGCACAATAAAATCAATTATCTAGATGCTACCTTTCCAACCCCACACGGACTGTCAACTGCAGCCTTCTGAATTACAGGCACGTTTGGACTTTCATTCCTCTTCAGAAGTTTGACACCGCTCTTATTCACGCCtgcaaaattctgaaataaactgCAGCATTTATTGTTGAATACTAATGCTCCATTACTCATTATATAACATGATCGTATTAGAAAGGCATCTGCAAATAGCTGTCACAAGCTAATATTCTTACAGGATTTTGGCTTACTGAAAGCCTAGCATTTGCGTTTCCCTACTCCATTGTAGCTTTTAGAGCCtgagataaacagaaaaatcacttagTATCATTATATATCTTACACactttctcccattttctgtCAATAAAAtctctagagaaaaaaaaagccactctaaaataaaatttatcgAGTAAAAGAACCAACTCAGATGCCAGTTAAAAAGCAATCTGTAAAATGATGAATCAGatcagaataaaatgaaaagcaaagaataaatttactcagtacagaagaaattacctgtttgtttgatattttattATGTGGCTGACTTTCACCTCTTGTAACTTTGGAATCTTCTTTAACTACAAAAGAATGCATTCTTTTGAGATGCTTTTAGAAAACGTAGTAATAATCAAGACTAAGAAAGTTACTAACTCTATGCAAGTACACCGAGTTGTCTTAATGTGAATGGTTGTATCAGATGTTTAATTCATACTTTGCGGGTCACTTGCTGCATACTTTtctcataggaaaaaataaaatgaagtatcTGTAATCACATTatctaattttatattttataaatatgatCGCAAGCAAATTTTCAAAGCCaagttttggggatttttttgttttggcttttttatgTCAGATGGGTGGAAAGTCAAGATAACACAGAACAGCTTGATTAAAAGGCTCAGGGTTAAGCGTGAAATAACCCAACATGCACACCAGGGACATTATTTGACAAAACCAAGTGTAACGTACTGGTTACGTAACTTCAGTAAATGACTTTCTGTTGATAACTACAAACAACTCAATAGGCATTTCAATGAAGATCAGGTAAAGCAAGCAGTTCTCTTACACCAGGTTTCTAATTATAGTACTTACATTTTTTATATGGctcctgttttctctgctgaCCTTTCAAGCTGCTGTCATTGAATCCTGGCTTAGAGAGCTGGTTGCCAGTTCCCAGCCTGATTTCCTGAGGTAGAACTGCACCCTAGGATTTCAAACACCAAACTTTAACCAGAAAACGCCACATGTTTACATAGTAGCCCCGTACgattccctcctttccacagcTACGGACACCTTGGGCAAGAATACTTTCAGTCAGAGGATTTATTTGTAACTTTAGCTAGAATGTTTTCTGATGTAAGGAACTGATGTATAAAACGAAGTAACTTCATACTTTGAACCCAGGGATCTGTTTGAAGTTTGTGTACTAACCTTCTCATGCGTGTTTTGCTGAACGCGGTGAGGCTTCCCAGAACCCTGCAATGACTGCCATATGCTGCAGAATTCATCATCTTGCTTGCTTTGTgcctgacaaaataaaaaacaacatcCTCAACAAATTCAGCAGCTATAAACTGAACTTTTTCTACATTCTAAACAAAGACATTCTGACAAACGCAAAGCCCAAGTTTAACAGtgctcagaaaacagaatttttaatcCTGACACCAGCAGGACTTGCAGGTATTTAATttatgaattaaattaattcaacaCAGGCTGCTGTGGTGGGTTGTATTTATAAAACAAGTTCTTCTAAGAATCACTATTAAACTGAAatgattttagttttttttgagactgtttttgttttgttattaacTAAAGTTATAAGCAGGGGAAAGATTACCAAGTATAATTAAACTCAGATAATAATTCAAAATTGTTTCAAACGCATCCTCTCATACTGGTGAGAGTGTTCTTAAAAAATCTAAGTGTTCttagattttattattattttgtaaggccttataaaataataataagtcAATCAGGCTCGAGTGCTTCCTAACATAACAGTTATATTCCCACACAACTGAAGCTCAGCTATGGAAAGATACTTTTGAAAATCTAGAATCTAAACAAGGATAACACAAAACATTATACTAATTTGAGAACTGGGACAAGTTCTGCTCCAGTCTGGATCTGGTCTGACTAAAACAAAGCTATCTTTATTCATGAGAAAATAATAGCCACTCTAAATAggagagcaaaataaatattggcATATGTGGGTCCAATATTAAAAGAATCAAAACactcactttatttttctgattgcCACTTAGAAATGATCCTTTCTGGGGTGAGTTAGAATTGCCCTGATGTTCAGCCCTGAGATTGTAATGCTGTCTTCCATTCAATGGCTAAATcagacaaagagaagaaaatcagaagtgtTTCATTgccttaaattttcttttggaaagtattttttttcttgtatagACTTAGAAAACACAAGGCAATTCTTCTCAGACACACCTATAGAAACATGAAGTTACCCATtaagccatttttctttcaagaagtcACTTactaaaaaaagtttaattaaacCAGTGAGAACACCAATTCACCTgtaatttttcctcctttactatattttaaactgaagtaaATCATAAACAAGAAGCGGAATTGACAAGGAATTCGTGGCTTCTCTTTCTGGACAAACTTGTCCCACAGCAGGCATTAATTGGAACAGAGCTTTAAGGAAATAATTGCATCTCTGCCCGAATAAACATTTGTTGACAGCAAAGGTGGTATCACTTCTTCAAACTAAATGTTTGTCACTTGAAAATCTAAGTGGCGCtactcaaagcaaaacaactgtCAATAAGAAACTTTCGGTCCCTTTCATTATAGGATTAACTCACTTCTCTGAGACAAGGATTCTCCTACTCCTAATACACTGACATAAACATTAAATTTTTTATGTACCACTGAAGATAACAACCATGGTCACACTTTGGCTTCTAGGTAAAAAcgtaaaaatgaaagaaaagtctTACTTGCGTAGGAACAAAAAGGGAGCGAGGAGAATGGTTGAGGCCTCCCAGATGCACTTTTTGTGAGCATACAGATGACAGATCAGATGCATATGAATTGTAGTTATTCACAGCTGGCTGAGGTTTAACTATGGCCATCAGCTTTTGATTTCCCATTTCTGACCGACTACCATGAGACAGGTTAATTAAGGCACTTGATGGCAGACGATAACCTCTGGCTGGTGAGCACCTTAAGAAAAGCGATTTACACAGCTGTTTCATGAGATCAGTCGTTAACATTTCAACATATCTGATTTAAAACACTGTTACCTCTATGCCAAAAGATCAGTTTAGGTTTTTAATGATGGTTAGAATTTAGTGCCCACTGTCAGTTATTTATAGTTCTGGGTCCCTATTTCAGAGGAACAGATGAttactattttttaatctttatgcTAAAGAGATACTGATAATAACCTATTTTCTacatatttctttcagaaagacatTTGGATCCAGTGCTTTATTCTGCTGGTTTATAATTGCTTTCTACAAACCAGAAGCTTCTAAATATGCTTCAAATCATAATATGCTTCATAAAAACTACCCctacacaaagagaaaaaagaaacacaaaagaaagaaaaactgactgACACTGTTGAGAAACAAAGGTTTAAAAAGAGGCATTAAAAATACTTGGCTAAGCCAAAGGCAACAGTTTCATGCCATCTACATCAATAGCATGAAATGACTACCAAACCCCCAGCACAAACCTTATCGTTAGGCCTCCAAGGAATTCTTCATCAAACAGAACTTCAAAGAGCACATCTGTTTCTCTACTggctacagaaaacaaagtaaaatgttATCCTGTATGTGTAACAGTAGCTGGTTTTGTCTAAATTACATAAGTACCATAAACAatgcaaagatgaaaaagtaACTAATTAGCAACAACAGAAATCTTATGCTTCTAGAAGTGACATATGGCTGCTCTTCCAGATACACTTTAAACAGCAATGTACCATGCACAGCAACTATCAACCTGCATTAATAGCACTGCAATTTACAGCAGTACATCACAGAAACTCCCAGAAAAGAGATGCAAGCGATCTTTACACTCAGGCAGTCGGAAACCTTCTTGCATAGTGATAGATGAATACTCCTTTAATACTCCTAAAATCATACCAGTGTATAAGCATTATGGAGTAAAGAATACCTCTTCAAAAAGCTGCACTAACAGTCTAGTCTAGTCAAGATTCTGTTGGGTGCAAACTGAATGAGAAAGCAACTACTGAAATGCTAAGTAAGAAAACTAACTGTTGCACCCAATGTGATTTGGTAAATCCTGCTGTTTACCTCAAACAGTTATGGATTATCTCCTCGTTAAATTAACTGCAATGAACTATCACAGagtagaaaaaatattccaaataaaacaatttgAGACAAATCATACTTGATAATATTTTATGCTCAATATGAGCATTAAGGCTAATATTTGTTTATCTCTACTTCTCTTAACTTCGCCCACATCTTCCCATAACAATGTTGTTCCTTTCATTGACCTCTCTGCCTTCTTCATATTAAGAAGGAACAAAGGGTAAGTAATCTCCTATTCCAAGTGCAGCTGTGTGACAGACGaagttaaaacagaaaacctgtAGGTTTAATTCAAAACAGTGAATTCATCATtaatggcttcaagttgcataTGGCTTTATAGGTGAGAAATGTCAGTGCATTCACAACCATTATGCAAATCACTTCTCTGAAGCCTGCTATCCCACCACTAGCTAAGCTGTTACATAGCTACAATGCTACAACTATGGAGAAAATATTACCTCCTTTAATTCCTATAATGGTACCTCGAAGACCAACTGGAACAGAGAAGTTCTCTCTCACATTGACAACACGGTCAAACAGCCTATACTCCGCATCTCGATCTGGAACAACCCCATTCTGTTGTTCTAATGGCTGACAATAACCAAAAGATTGTGTTAATGTTTGCAGAATAATACGGATTACAATCCAAATGCATTTATAATCATTTCCAAAACACACTATAAAGCAAActtcctggaaaaaataatcaagagcACAAACTCTTCCCTTCAAGACACAAAacaaactttcctttttttttctccttgcacCTCCCACTCACTGCTTCtgcctgggaagcagcagcactgtaTGTGATCTGAGGCAGACCAAGGGGGCCAGCgtagacaaaataaaaccaccaaGCTTAACTTGTCTGTATTGGTAACACAGGTATCTGTGAAACACCAGGCAAGATGAGCTGTTGGTCATACAtcaagaacagaacaaaaagccaaacacagaagaagagacaagtGGAAAGTACATTTGATTTTGCCTTCATTATACAGCCAATAAGAACTGTAGAAGCATGAGGGACAGAAGGTAGGAAAGAACCAAAAGTATAACACATGACAGAGTCCTTAGTTAGTACCGATTCTCTCCTTTTAGAGACACACTACCATTCTCAAACTGATTTTCTAGGAGGCACCAtaaaactttttcttccatctaTATTGTCATAGAAGTCCACTCACTGAAAGTCGGTAAGCTTaggtaaaataaatactatCTGGACaacttaactttaaaaaaacccttttctctTCACTTACTCTGTACAGTAGATGGGGTTTCACAGTCACTCGCACcttcttgttgctttttctctgctgaacGAAAGGAACAGAAGTCATTACAAACCAGTGTAGGAAGCAACAGTGGATTTCAGGTACAATAAAACCCGAAGAGATAAAGTTTCTTTCAGATAAGGGTACACAGCTTTTGTGAAGTCTTTAGGATGACTAGGTCCAGTTTTCAAATGATGATTGATCTCCTACCAAAGCTTTTGCTTGTTTGGCTAATTCCAGAATTCACATCGATTTTATTTACATGCCCTTGCAAGCAAATTCAAATAAATCAAACCATTATTTTATGTGGctttgcacagcttttgctttagtAATTTCCTTGGCCCCTTTTTTGATCTTGGCCTTTAGAAAATAGCTTTCTAATTTTCCTCAGAGCAAGGACGAACTGCAAGGGAACTGCACTTTGAAACAGTGCTTCAGTAGTTCAGAACATATACTGATAGCTGTTCCCTTCTGAAAGCACCAAACGGCAGAGTTTAGAGCATGGCCTAATGCTGCCgaatcacttaaaaaaaaaaaaaaaagtgagtcaATGAAAAAAGATTAATAATAAGCTCTTCTGAATTTCTGGGACAATTTACACTACAAATTCAGAATATACATTACATGctgtattctttttctttggaatgaAAAGTAATCTTCAATTATCATAACCTAATTaaagaacttcagaaataatgAGCAGCGGCTTTTTAGTTTGCCCCTGCGTCCAGTAATGTCAAGCTGCATACCTTGCATTTTTCTACTTCTTCTTCAATTTTTTCAACAATGGCTGCATCCAAAATTTGCAAGTCACAAGATGAGCGAGACAAAGCAGACACAGGATGCGCCTTCAACCAGGCAACGATTTCTTGAACCTTCTCAGCTCTAAATAAGAAATGACAGCCTCTCTAGTAAAATGAAGCACAAACCTGAGCTTCTTATACCAGGAGAGTCCCCACAATGGTATATCTGCCTGGCAAGAGTCCTTTGGAGTGCAGTGCCATGCAGACTTAGCAACTCAAGCCCATGAACAGGACTCATTAGCCAATACTAAAAGCTTTTTTAACGTTGCTGAACTGTATCCGGAACCCTCCTTTCTCCTTGTCTCCCATGAAACCAACACTGTACACTAAAACAGCGCAGAGTACTTGAAATTCTCtacatgttatttttcaaattcaaaatgatccccaacaattaaaataattatttcttatctTCCAAAAATGATCTTTGGACGACTATTCATAACTGTACTTACTTCAAAAGCAAGAATTACAAAGTAGCCATCAAACATTTCTCATTTACTGGGGTTGGGGAAGGAGTCTGACAGAGAACTGGACCCCACAACTAGCATGTCCAACACTCTGGTAATTTTTCAGAGTCATGACTGAACAATCAAGCTGCTCAAGGAACAGCAAGGCTTCAGTTGCATAGCAGTCACTATGTGATCACCACCAATTTCACAGTGTTGTCAGCATTTATCCTACTTAttctagcaaaagaaaaacaaaccaaaccagaaagaTGGCTTACCCATTCTCATCCTCTCCAGGCCAAATGTCATCTTCATAGAAGATATCTTCCTGGCTGTTCTTGGCTACATAACTAAATAGTTCAGGGACcctaaaaaaatgaataaatggaATAAATGGGCTTCAAAAATTCTAAAGCCCAGGCAGATTACTTAATTTTGCACTGTTAATTCATCGAGGGTGAGCTGCTGACAAAATCACTCTATTCCCAAATACGCTTCTCCTTGGAAGGAGAGACTGTTGGGAAGAGAACActggaataaaagaaattccatctgaaaacaaattcatCAGTTCTTAGAAGATCTGTGTCCAGCAGAAAAACTCAAAAGATTGATATGAAGGTGAATAATTTGTATGAAGTTCATATCCAATATTTACCTTTCTAAATACTCAGCAAGTAGTTGTTCTACAGCAGAAGAATACATCCATTCATTTCCAACTTTCTTAGTATAGCCAGGAACTTCTTCATTCTTCTTATTGAACTTCAGGTTTAGCCCCACATTTGCTTTGTGATCTCCATgaggactggaaaaaaaagaaaactttattaaCTCGCAATATTCTATGTGCGTGTGCACACATTAAAAACCACATGAACGTACATCCTCCACCTTATCCTGCAGAAAagttaaattcattttcttgtttacttGTAAGCATCGCAACAGCCGTAACTGCTACAGGACACAAGCTGGCATTTATGAAGGTGTTGAAGGATGTCCCGAACAACAAGTGGGCAACAAATGCACATGTTAAATCACAAGAAGATGCTCATGCACCAACCACTTTTTTTGTGCGTTGTCCTAGGAAACCATAATCCTGACTTTCAAAGAACTACAGGAATTGCCTCTCTTATATACTTAAAGCAGCTTTACTCTTAAATAGTTCTTCAAAAAAAGTACAGGTACAGTTATTATCCCTTTACACTATCAGTAATGACAAGTACAATGAAATTGGATCCCGATTCcacttttccttctcagtgTGGCAAAGCCAGCTCAAGCTCCTGCTTCAATTCTGCAAATAGCTAACCAGGAAAGTCAATTCATGCCTTTCTACAACACAGAAGCCAACAGAACAACTCTACAGCAAACAAAAACTAAGAAGAAGTTTATAGTATGGGAGAAAACCACTGTGTATGAATTCATCATACAGCAAATACACTAAGAAAGTTTCACATCACAAAACAGTCACACTTGATAAAGCCAGCACTTAAACACTGCAGGAATTCTGTAGAGTTGTAGGAGAATTCAGAAGCTTCTCTACAGTCAAAATTCACAAAGAGaacttactttttctttgatCCTCTTCCAATAAAGATACTCCCTGTAAATCTGGAGACAAGATATCCACTTACTCCAAGACGGCTGGCCAAAATATATGCAGGATTgtatttcacagagtatttctttaaaacaaacaaacaagaaatattgGCAATTCCCGAACGAGGAGGATTTTTATATAAAGGGCAAATGAGTAATACAAAAGCATCCCGCAGAGACATTTACCATTGCCAAACACACGTGAAACATTGTTTAAGCTTCTACTAGAAAACCAGAAGCACTTACATGCTGGTTCTGTATTAAAGGGTCAAGCTGGGGTTCACATGGAATATTGAAAACTACACGAATTCTACCTTCTGTGATCACATCACGTGAATCTTGAACCTTGGAGAGAAACACAACACATTAAAAGTCTTATATAAAACCAGCAGTCTTTTGATACTAGACCTTGTAGACTACTACATCAAACAGTTTTGCTGCAGTAGGCACAGAGACACTTTGAAATTCATCATCTCGCCTTGACTGTACACTGCTTCCTCAAGAAACATGATTAAATCAAAGGAAACCATGACTGAAAATGGTCCAAAATGGTAACTCTATGTATTGCAAATTATCTCAAATGATGAATAAATATTATACTGTATTTCAGCTATGATACCTTCTTCCTGTTATGCCAGCAACAGtgacagagaaagcagaagaatcccttcctcctccaacTACACCATCAGGGAATCTCTGATTTCAAGTTTTAGCTAGCAAATGACAACTACTACCACAcaacatttcagtttattttaggcttgcaaataaagaaatccagaggggaaaaaatgaagttattggAACTAACTTCTCCCATGCAGCCATAGTAAGGAGATCCCAGCATAAAGGCTGTACTTCCAGGAGGAAACAAGTCATCCAAAGTTTTGATGTTTGAAAAACGAGAATCAAAGGCTTTGATATCCTAGATGAAAAAGACAATATCAATAATTCAGTTTCagtagaaaaaattaaaagttcatATCAATAGATCTTTATTCTGAAACATTATCCAAGTCTGAAATGATAAATTGATGGCAAAGAAGTTTACGCTACGTGACAAACACTCCTACACAGGCAACTCTGCTACCTCATAGAGCACCAACACTTCATTCAAAATATCAGCAAAAAGATGACAAATGCCATTTTTTCAGTAAGATCTCTAAACTGCGCAACAGGGTCCCCaaagcattacattttcttATACAATAAATTCCATTAATTTAAGAGGCTTAATTTTGTTCAATCTTTGGTTTAAAAGGAGCatgccctcctctccccaccccgCCCCGATGGAGTAAGGCACAATCTGCAAGAAGATACCAAACTTGTGTATTTACCTTGACCACAGTTTGGTAAACAAAAGGCAGAACTTGTTTCGACCACTGCTTCTCCAAATAAACTTCTCCATTTTGCTTTAGCTGGTATCTATTACCAGTGAGTAACTGAGCATATACAACTACTGATGTGTCATGAataattattccttttcttttctggtagCTGCACACAAAGCAGAACATAA from the Cuculus canorus isolate bCucCan1 chromosome 9, bCucCan1.pri, whole genome shotgun sequence genome contains:
- the XRN1 gene encoding 5'-3' exoribonuclease 1 isoform X1, whose amino-acid sequence is MGVPKFYRWVSERYPCLSQVLKEHQIPEFDNLYLDMNGIIHQCSHPNDDDVHFRISEDKIFADIFHYLEVLFRIIKPRKVFFMAVDGVAPRAKMNQQRGRRFRSAKEAEDKIKKALEKGETLPSEARFDSNCITPGTEFMARLHEHLKYFVNMKISTDKSWQGVTVYLSGHETPGEGEHKIMEFIRSEKAKPHHDPNTRHCLYGLDADLIMLGLTSHEAHFALLREEVRFGGKKSQRACAPEETTFHLLHLSLMREYIDYEFSAVKDKISFEYDIERIIDDWILMGFLVGNDFIPHLPHLHINHDALPLLYRTYMAILPELGGYINENGHLNLKRFEKYLTRLSDFDREHFSEVFVDLKWFESKVGNKYLNEAAGIAAEEARKNKQKKQKAQENSMCLAALEKNEGEVVTPKTVLEDEPEDDDLFETEFRQYKRTYYMTKMGVEVVSDDFLADQAECYVQAIQWILHYYYHGVQSWSWYYPYHYAPYLSDIRNIGDLKIKFELGKPFMPFEQLLAVLPAASKDLLPKCYQHLMISQDSPIIEYYPPDFKTDLNGKQQEWEAVVLIPFIDEKRLLQAMEPCNKCLKEEEKQRNTHSACLMYWYDKDAEFQYLSPWPEKFPAVERCHTRFKTIPLDAWHVEITHNKITKINKSALYFCGFPTLKHIKHKFFLRKSGVQVFQQSSHGENMMLEIIADENSKEPMVENVASLVLGKRVFVNWPHLEEARVVAVSDGETKFYLEEPHGTQRLYMGNAVPPTKVAYVGDKEQSTWLKEIQGISEHYQKRKGIIIHDTSVVVYAQLLTGNRYQLKQNGEVYLEKQWSKQVLPFVYQTVVKDIKAFDSRFSNIKTLDDLFPPGSTAFMLGSPYYGCMGEVQDSRDVITEGRIRVVFNIPCEPQLDPLIQNQHKYSVKYNPAYILASRLGVSGYLVSRFTGSIFIGRGSKKNPHGDHKANVGLNLKFNKKNEEVPGYTKKVGNEWMYSSAVEQLLAEYLERVPELFSYVAKNSQEDIFYEDDIWPGEDENGAEKVQEIVAWLKAHPVSALSRSSCDLQILDAAIVEKIEEEVEKCKQRKSNKKVRVTVKPHLLYRPLEQQNGVVPDRDAEYRLFDRVVNVRENFSVPVGLRGTIIGIKGASRETDVLFEVLFDEEFLGGLTIRCSPARGYRLPSSALINLSHGSRSEMGNQKLMAIVKPQPAVNNYNSYASDLSSVCSQKVHLGGLNHSPRSLFVPTQPLNGRQHYNLRAEHQGNSNSPQKGSFLSGNQKNKAQSKQDDEFCSIWQSLQGSGKPHRVQQNTHEKGAVLPQEIRLGTGNQLSKPGFNDSSLKGQQRKQEPYKKFKEDSKVTRGESQPHNKISNKQNFAGVNKSGVKLLKRNESPNVPVIQKAAVDSPCGVGKKDNELESLLASLKMSKENEVQTYSKEARTTNEEHLSPQSFAMKGTQMLKEILKIDGSDVETRNEAKSQVTDVPAPPGRQDCHGAALQCRPAKKMAAYMNKPHSTGGPQNAPALETGGHPFACPQPALSTVSELCRICSLVGMSQPDFSFLKTPQTMTVCHIKLSNGLLIHGPQCHSEAEAKEKAALFALQRLSSIGVNFPLAPPPPPPVFPNYQPLGVPVPPGSIPPVFAQTPANIMPPSSHMFGPVSWGTPVPKHYYPGCYPGNVPLAGTIPVGSHNQFIPLQVTKKRAASKKNFELKEFQSSPQAAPLKNEEPVSSDHIQQDSSSAPLKSPQAAQPTVSFQDNVATPSVPHNKSTPNTSSKRKPRKLAVNFGTPKSSE